TTGAACTATTCTATTATATTTGTGTTGGTATTGATATATTCTGGTACCTCTGAAAATTCCTGAACACTCTAAAACTGCACACTATCGCATAAACTCTACTCTAAAAAAAATAAACAACCAAGAAGAGGCTGTAAAGTCTGTACACTCATTTACTAACCCGTCTAGTTGTAGAAGTTTATGCAAATAATGTACAAATTGTGCGATGAGCAATTAATTACCCTTTTTAAGAAAGGCCACACATCGGCATTAGAAGAACTGGTACACCGTCATAAAGACAAGGTGTATACCTCTATTCTGCTACTGGTAAAAGATGCTTATCTGGCAGAGGATATCTTCCAGGATACCTTCATCAAAATCATCGACACCATCCGTGCCGAGCGTTACACTGAAAAAGGAAAATTCCTGCCCTGGGCAATGCGTATTGCTCACAATCTCTGTGTAGATCATTTCCGCAAAATCAAACGTACGCCGATGATCAAAACCGGCGACGATAAAGATATCTTCGATGTACTCGGCTTCAGCGACAGCTGTGCTGAAGAAAAAATCATCACCAGACAAAGCCATGATCGTGTAAGACGTATGCTGGACCTGCTTCCTGAAGAACAAAGGGAAGTAATCATCCTGCGTCATTATGCAGAACTGAGCTTCAAGGAAATTGCAGACCTTACCCAGGTAAGTATCAATACGGCGTTGGGTCGTATGCGGTATGGTCTGATAAACCTCCGTAAAATGATGACGGAGAAACAAATCTGTCTGTAATATTAATAGACCCTTTTTTGCTTGCCATCAGCGGGCGGCCGGACGTCATGTCCGACCGCTCGTTTTTTTATGCTTTTTCAGGTAGATACCTGCATTGCCTTGATAGTGCTCCGCCGGAGGCGGAGCACTATCAAGGTTTTAGGATGGATGCCGAAGGCATCCATCCTAAAACAAACAATAAATGGGTATCTACCCAAATATCTCTAATTACAATCGTTCATAAATAATAGCAGCGCCCTGCCCCACCCCAATACACATGGTTGCCAGCCCATACCGGGTTTCCGGCCTGCGCTTCATTTCATGCAGCAAAGTGGTTGTAATACGCGCGCCACTGGCTCCCAGCGGATGACCAATCGCAATAGATCCGCCATTCACATTTACCAGCTCGTCGTTCAGGTGAAGGTCACGCATACACGCCAGCGTCTGCGAAGCGAAAGCCTCATTCAACTCGGCAAGACTCAGGTCATTAACGGTCAAACCTGCACGCTGCAAGGCTTTTCGTGTAGCCGGCACCGGGCCAATCCCCATAATGGAAGGATCTACGCCCGCCACACCCATAGACACCACTCTGGCCATAGGTTTCAGATTGAAGGTCTTCAAGGCCTTTTCTGATACAATCAGCAACAACGCTGCCCCATCGTTTATACCGGATGAATTCCCCGCCGTCACAGTGCCATCTTTGGCAAAGGCTGGCTTCAAGGAAAAAAGCTTATCCAGTGTGGTCTCCCTCGGATGCTCATCCTTACTCACTATAACAGGATCTCCTTTAGCCACCGGTGCCGCAATAGGGATGATCTCATCTCCCCACTTGCCCGCCTGTGCAGCAGCAGCATATCTACGCTGACTCCCCAGGGCAAAAATATCCTGGTCCTCCCGGCTGATCTTCCACTGCCGGGCCACATTCTCCGCAGTTTCTCCCATCGAATATGGATAATACAGGGCCGACAGGGCTTTATTGGTAAAACGCCAGCCCAATGTGGTATCATAAATCTCCGCGGCACGCTGGAAAGGCGTTTCCGCTTTAGGCATCACAAAAGGAGCACGGGTCATACTTTCTGTGCCACCAGCCAGATAAATATCCCCTTCACCACACATGATGGCCCTGGAAGCATCCATAATAGCCTGTAAACCAGATGCGCACAGACGGTTGACCGTATTGCCTCCCACGGTAACAGGCAGCCCGGCCAGCAATGCCGCCATACGCGCCACATTACGGTTGTCTTCCCCGGCCTGGTTGGCAGCACCGGCAATAACGTCTTCAATAACAGCGGGATCTACAGTGGAATTTCTCTCCAGGATTTTCTTAATCAGATGGGCCAGCATATCATCCGGGCGGATACTGCTTAATGCGCCACCATGACGACCTATGGGGGTCCGAACCGCATCAACGATATAGGCAGATTGCATGTTGATAAAACAGTTGTTTTGGTAAGTAAAAGGTAACCTCTTTCCGCAAGTAAACTATTTCTATTAACTCTGCCAATAATATATCCATCCGATCCTTTCCCTTTCAAAAACAAGCTCTTCCTTATATTTTTCCTATTTAACTGGGTTTCAGCCTTCTACACATATAGTCCACTTAGGGGCCACAACGCTTATTATCAATGAATTTCAGTACCTTTGCAGCTAATTTCCGACTGCCGTAAGGCAGCCAATTGCTTATTTAAAGGTCAATAATGAAGTCTGACAAGAAAAATATCCGGCATTTTAGTCTGCCACAACTACAAGAATATTTTGGATCCATTGGGGAAAAAGCATTTCGTGCCAAGCAAGTGTACGAATGGCTATGGCTTCGCCATGCCGCCAGCTTTGAAGCAATGACCAACCTCTCCAAAGACCTGCGGAGTAAACTGGAAGAAAACTTTACGCTGCCTGCCGTAGCCGTTGATGCTACCCAGCACAGTAACGACGGTACTATTAAAAGCCGCTTCCGCCTGCATGACAGTCACCTCGTAGAAGGGGTACTTATTCCTACAGACAGCCGCCAGACAGCCTGCGTATCTTCACAGGTAGGTTGCAGCCTCAGCTGTAAGTTCTGCGCCACCGGTTATATGGCACGTAAACGTAACCTCGACTTTGACGAGATCTACGATGAAGTAGCCCTGATTAACCAGCAGGCAATGGATGCCTATGGCAAAAAACTCACGAATATCGTATTCATGGGTATGGGCGAACCGCTGCTGAACTACAAAAACGTACTCCAGGCTATCGAAAAAATCACTTCCCCTGAAGGAATGGGCATGTCGCCGAAACGTATCACCGTTTCAACTGCCGGCGTGGCCAAAATGATCCGTCAGCTGGGAGACGATAAAGTAAGATTCAATCTGGCCCTGAGCCTGCACGCAGCAAATGATAAAAAACGCAGCGAAATCATGCCTATCAACGACTCCAACAGTCTGCAAGAGCTGATAGACGCGCTGAACTATTTCTATAAAGCTACCGGCAACGAAATTTCATTCGAATATATCCTCTTCGATAACTTCAACGATAGCAAAGAGGACGCTGACGAACTGATTAAAATTTATCGTCAGGTTCCTGCCGACCTCGTAAATATCATCGAATACAATCCGATCGATAATGCAAAGTTCCAGAAACCAGATGCCCTCAAAGCAGAACAGTTCATGGAATATCTCGCGAAAAACCGTGTGAATGCAAGGTTGAGACGCAGCCGGGGTAAAGACATCGACGCCGCCTGTGGCCAGCTCGCCAACAAAGGTTAATCTCAGAGATTCAATATTTGCAAATACGCTGACCATCTACCCGATGGTCCTCAATCAATAAAAATTTATGAAGAAAAAATTACCTGCTAGTAAAGGTTTTTCTCCTTTCAAAGAAAATAAATCCGGTAAATCAGAAAAGCCGGCAGCAGGCAACCGCAACCGCTCTTCCTTCGATGGTGAAAGGCCTGGAAGAGCATCCGCAAAAGACGAAAATACTTCCTCTTTCCGTAAACGTAGCTTCGACGCAAAAGACGGAGACGCCAAACCTGAACGTAAACGTTTTGAGAAAAACGACGAAGGCAAAGCACCTTTCCGTAAACGCGAATTCAATGCCGACAAACCTGAAGATAAACCAAGGTTTGGCAAACGCAGCGACAGAAACGCAGACGAAAAACCTGCTTTCAAACGCTTCGACAGAAGCGAAAAACCAGCATTCGGTAAACGTACTGACAGAGACGAAAAACCTGCCTTTGGCAAACGCTTCGATAAAAGCGAGAAACCTGCATTCGGCAAACGTGACAGAGACGAAAAACCTGCTTTTGGTAAACGCTTCGATAAAAGCG
This window of the Chitinophaga sp. Cy-1792 genome carries:
- a CDS encoding RNA polymerase sigma factor codes for the protein MQIMYKLCDEQLITLFKKGHTSALEELVHRHKDKVYTSILLLVKDAYLAEDIFQDTFIKIIDTIRAERYTEKGKFLPWAMRIAHNLCVDHFRKIKRTPMIKTGDDKDIFDVLGFSDSCAEEKIITRQSHDRVRRMLDLLPEEQREVIILRHYAELSFKEIADLTQVSINTALGRMRYGLINLRKMMTEKQICL
- a CDS encoding acetyl-CoA C-acyltransferase, with the protein product MQSAYIVDAVRTPIGRHGGALSSIRPDDMLAHLIKKILERNSTVDPAVIEDVIAGAANQAGEDNRNVARMAALLAGLPVTVGGNTVNRLCASGLQAIMDASRAIMCGEGDIYLAGGTESMTRAPFVMPKAETPFQRAAEIYDTTLGWRFTNKALSALYYPYSMGETAENVARQWKISREDQDIFALGSQRRYAAAAQAGKWGDEIIPIAAPVAKGDPVIVSKDEHPRETTLDKLFSLKPAFAKDGTVTAGNSSGINDGAALLLIVSEKALKTFNLKPMARVVSMGVAGVDPSIMGIGPVPATRKALQRAGLTVNDLSLAELNEAFASQTLACMRDLHLNDELVNVNGGSIAIGHPLGASGARITTTLLHEMKRRPETRYGLATMCIGVGQGAAIIYERL
- the rlmN gene encoding 23S rRNA (adenine(2503)-C(2))-methyltransferase RlmN; this translates as MKSDKKNIRHFSLPQLQEYFGSIGEKAFRAKQVYEWLWLRHAASFEAMTNLSKDLRSKLEENFTLPAVAVDATQHSNDGTIKSRFRLHDSHLVEGVLIPTDSRQTACVSSQVGCSLSCKFCATGYMARKRNLDFDEIYDEVALINQQAMDAYGKKLTNIVFMGMGEPLLNYKNVLQAIEKITSPEGMGMSPKRITVSTAGVAKMIRQLGDDKVRFNLALSLHAANDKKRSEIMPINDSNSLQELIDALNYFYKATGNEISFEYILFDNFNDSKEDADELIKIYRQVPADLVNIIEYNPIDNAKFQKPDALKAEQFMEYLAKNRVNARLRRSRGKDIDAACGQLANKG